Genomic segment of Terriglobales bacterium:
AAGCCCCGGGGACCAAGAGCCGGGTGTTTCTGAAGAAGTTCAACGTGTCCGCCGCCATCGAGAAGGTGGGCGACGGCGAGGCCAGGCTCTTCGCCCGGCCCGGCTACCTGGTCGCGGGCGAGATCGCCAAGCTGGTGGACCGCGGCTACGCCAAGTTCCTGCGCACCTCCAAGGCCGAACTGCCCGCCACCGCCGACCACCTCACGGCCATCCACCAGTTCACCGAGGAGTTGAAGGAAGCCCTGGGAGCGACCAGCCTCTACAACGAGTCCTTGGGCACGGTGAACGACGATTGCCTCTACGACCGGCTGGAAGACCGCGACAAGCCCGCCCCCGAGCGCCCCAAGCGTCCCTGGGAAGAGAAGCCGGCGGCGAGCAAGCAAAAGCGGGCGTAAGCAGCAGTGGATAGTGAATCGTGGATAGTGGATAGCGCACGCTGGCCGCACTGGGACACCTGCCAACCGCCACAGGCCATGAGCTAAGAGCTAGAAGCTGTCCGCAGGGGTGTGTCTGCTGGCAGCTAGCTGACCGCGCCCGCCGATTCCATCCAGCGCACGGCGAAGACCGGGACCGGCTCCGACTTGCCCTTCACCAGGATGGGGGTCAGGGGAGCCAGATTGAATGCGGAATCCAGGTCCTGGGCGGTGGCCTGGGAGATGAGGATCTGCCCGCCCACCGCATGCGCCATGAGGCGCGCGGCCACGTTGACGGTGTCACCCACCACGGTGTAGTCGAGGCGGCGGGGCGAGCCGATGTTGCCGGCCACCACCGCCCCGGTGTTGATGCCCACGCCCACCCGCAGCTCCGGCCACTGGCGCGCCCGCGAGTCGCGGTTGAGTTCCAGAACCAGGGCCTGGATGGCCATGGCGGCGCGGGCGGCGTTGGCGGCGTCGTTGCCCTTGGAAAAAGGAGCGCCGAAGACGGCCATCACCCCGTCGCCCAGGTACTTGTCCAGGGTGCCGCCGTGGTCGAAGACCACATCCGTGACCCGCGTGAAGTACTCGTTCAGGATCTCGACCACCAGCTCGGGAGCCAGGCGCTCCGAGAGAGCGGTGAAGCCCCGGATGTCGGCGAACAGGATGCTGGCCTTCTGGTTGACGCCGCCCAGGCGCACGTCCTGGGGATTGGCGGCCACCATCTCCACTACCTCGGGCGAGAGGAAGCGCTCCAGGGCGGAGCGGTGCACCGCCTGCTCGGCGAGCTGCTGGTGGGCGCGGGCGTTGTCCAGGGCGGCGGCGGCCTGGGCCGCCACCAGGGCGAACACGTTGAGTTCTTCCTGGGTGAAGGCGGCGGCGCGCTCCAGGTTGTCGACGTAGAGGACGCCCAACAGCTTGCCGGCGGCGCTCATCAGGGGCGCGCACATGGCCGAGCGCAACCCGGAGATCTTCAGGCTCTCGCTGGCGGCGAAGCGCTCGTCCTGGCTGGCGTCGGCGATGAGGATGGGAGCGGGATCGGCCTGCAGGCGCTCCAGGATGGAGCGGCTGAGGATGATCTGGGGCTGGTGGGTGGGGGGCTGGCGGCGGTAGCGCACGTCGGACTGGCGCGTCACCCGCCCCTGCTCGTCGAATAGCATCATGAAGCCGCGCTCCACCCCTTCGATGCGGAAGGCCAGTTGCATCACCTGCTCGGCCACGTCGTCGGCGGAGAGCTTGCCGGTCAGCGCCTTGCCGGCGTCATAGAGCACGGTGAGCAGGTAGTTCTCCCGCTCCAGCCGGCGCACCTGCTGCACCAGCTCGGCGGCGGTGCCGGTGGGGGTCTCAGGGGCGCTGGGCAGCGGCTCCAGAGGTCCGCCGTGGATGATCTGGTTCAGAGCCGAGGGCATCTCGGCCTTGTGCACCACCAGCGCGCCGTCGTCCTCGCGCTCGAACTTGAGGCGGTAGATGCCGATGCGGGCTACGGCGCCGTCGGCCAGCGGGGTCTCGGCGGTGATGCGCTCTTCGTTGACCAGCACGCCGTTGGTGCTGCCGCGGTCGGCGATGACCACGTTCCCGTCGTCGCCCAGCTTGAGCACGGCATGGAAGCGCGACACGCTGGTGTCGTTCAGCACCAGGTCATTGGCGTTGCCGCGCCCGATGGTGGTCACCGGCTTGGTCAGGACGAGGATGCCGCCCTTCCCCTCCGGAGATGTGATGGTGATGCGCGGCATCGCCTATTGCTTCTTCAAAGTCTCGCTGATCTCCAGGCTCTTGCCCTTCTCGACGGTCACCGACTTCTTGACTGTGCGGTAGCCATCCAGCTTGAGGGTGACCTGGTAGCGGCCGGGGTCGAGGAAGTACTTGTGGGGAGTGGCGTGGGTGTCGGTCAGCCCAGCGATCTCGATCTGCGCGCCCTTGGGATTGCTCTTGACGTCGAGCGCGCCTTTGCCCTCGGGGATGCCCCCGAAGACCCGGTGCAGGAAGCCGCTGGCGCCGCCGGAGTCGGACTTCTTCTCCTCCGGCTCCAGGGTGGGAGCGAAGTGGTAGCTGTCGCCGGGGCTGAGGCGGGCCACGGTGGTGGTGGCGTCCTTGAAGCCGGCCTTGCGCACCACGAGCTTGTGCTCACCCGGGGTGACCGCCACCTGGGTGGGGGTCACCTTGCCGGTGTCCTTGCCGTCCACCCAGACGGCGGCGCCGGCGGGGTTGCTGGTCACGCCCAGGGCGTTGGTCACGGCCGCCAGATGCACCTCGAGGGGCGTGCTCTGGCCGGCCACTACCTGCACCGAGCGCGTTACCGGCGCGTATCCCGGCTTGGCGAAGCTGATGCTGTGGGCGCCGGCGGCCAGCCCGGTGGCGGTGTAAGGCGTGATCCACGTGGAGGAAGAGCGGCCGTCGATCTGGACGCTGGCGCCGGCAGGCGAGGAAGTCAGTTCCAGGCCGCCGGTGGCCGCGGCCGCCGGCGGGGAGGCGGTGGGTATCACCGCCGCCGCTCGCGAATGATGAACCGGTTTCGCGGATCCAGGCTGGGCGTCCGCCGCATCGGCGGGCGAGGTGTCGGCAGCGGAACTCTGGGCGGGCGCCGGAGTCGCCTGCACGGGAGCGGGCGGCGGAGTGGACGGTGACGTCGCCGGCGTCATGGCCGCCGTGCTCTGCTGCGGTGCGGCCGCGATCCGGTTGCGGTACCAGGCTAGGCCCCCGATCGCCAGCACCAGCAGCAGCGCGGCCGCGCTCAAGGGAAGAAGCAGATTCCGTGGTTTGCCCGGGGCAGCGGCAGCCGGCTTCGCGCCCGCGGGTCTGGTGGTGGGAGCGGGCGCAGCGGCCCCGGCGGCGGGCTTGCCCACGCCCGCGGGCGCAGCCGCGGCCTTCTGCTCCGGGTGGTCGGGCA
This window contains:
- a CDS encoding adenylate/guanylate cyclase domain-containing protein; amino-acid sequence: MPRITITSPEGKGGILVLTKPVTTIGRGNANDLVLNDTSVSRFHAVLKLGDDGNVVIADRGSTNGVLVNEERITAETPLADGAVARIGIYRLKFEREDDGALVVHKAEMPSALNQIIHGGPLEPLPSAPETPTGTAAELVQQVRRLERENYLLTVLYDAGKALTGKLSADDVAEQVMQLAFRIEGVERGFMMLFDEQGRVTRQSDVRYRRQPPTHQPQIILSRSILERLQADPAPILIADASQDERFAASESLKISGLRSAMCAPLMSAAGKLLGVLYVDNLERAAAFTQEELNVFALVAAQAAAALDNARAHQQLAEQAVHRSALERFLSPEVVEMVAANPQDVRLGGVNQKASILFADIRGFTALSERLAPELVVEILNEYFTRVTDVVFDHGGTLDKYLGDGVMAVFGAPFSKGNDAANAARAAMAIQALVLELNRDSRARQWPELRVGVGINTGAVVAGNIGSPRRLDYTVVGDTVNVAARLMAHAVGGQILISQATAQDLDSAFNLAPLTPILVKGKSEPVPVFAVRWMESAGAVS
- a CDS encoding PEGA domain-containing protein → ILYEMVTGEKPFTGQNVTTIIYKIVNEDPIPPRELDVTIHPGLSAVVTKALAKSPDQRYQKGGDLVRDLQNYKAMGTPPEPTSVLAAVPDHPEQKAAAAPAGVGKPAAGAAAPAPTTRPAGAKPAAAAPGKPRNLLLPLSAAALLLVLAIGGLAWYRNRIAAAPQQSTAAMTPATSPSTPPPAPVQATPAPAQSSAADTSPADAADAQPGSAKPVHHSRAAAVIPTASPPAAAATGGLELTSSPAGASVQIDGRSSSTWITPYTATGLAAGAHSISFAKPGYAPVTRSVQVVAGQSTPLEVHLAAVTNALGVTSNPAGAAVWVDGKDTGKVTPTQVAVTPGEHKLVVRKAGFKDATTTVARLSPGDSYHFAPTLEPEEKKSDSGGASGFLHRVFGGIPEGKGALDVKSNPKGAQIEIAGLTDTHATPHKYFLDPGRYQVTLKLDGYRTVKKSVTVEKGKSLEISETLKKQ